The following coding sequences lie in one Thalassoglobus polymorphus genomic window:
- a CDS encoding M24 family metallopeptidase, with product MSSTALSPDLPVSSGEIQAIDIGRVEEIERKHALLVEYLRLNNFDALLIQHPANYAWLTAGGTNIREAGGEPIAAILVTAEARVVLCNNVDSGQIFDLDLMGLGFLLKERPWTEDRFVLLNDVCRGRRTACDIEFPETINVSKNLQPFRMHLAEEELKRLRELGMEVSHSLEATGRNFFPGASEAEIAGHLAHRLMKNKIQPVRIQVMADGQGWRYRHWGYGEDRVERHCVISVIGRRHGLHVGASRTVCLGTPSAELEKVHEIATLVQSTGIYFSRPGWEFDETWRRVARIYEKFGVPDEWRSAEQAQLMGYQSNERNLVPGFGLKLEQGNIVHWHPSVRSSKVGDSFLITETGIENLTPVENWPVISVSVKGSKVDRPGILIRKDSTQ from the coding sequence ATGTCTTCGACCGCGTTATCGCCGGATCTTCCAGTCTCGTCGGGAGAGATTCAAGCCATTGACATTGGACGCGTCGAAGAAATCGAGCGAAAACACGCCCTGCTGGTTGAGTATCTCCGTCTCAATAACTTTGATGCACTTCTGATTCAGCACCCCGCCAACTATGCCTGGTTGACTGCTGGAGGAACCAACATTCGTGAAGCTGGTGGTGAACCGATCGCTGCGATTCTGGTAACCGCAGAAGCCCGCGTGGTTTTGTGTAACAATGTCGATTCAGGACAAATTTTCGATCTCGATCTAATGGGTTTAGGCTTCTTGCTGAAAGAGCGACCATGGACAGAAGACAGGTTTGTTTTGCTGAATGATGTCTGTCGAGGACGTCGGACCGCTTGTGATATCGAGTTTCCGGAGACCATCAACGTCTCGAAAAATTTACAGCCGTTCCGAATGCACTTGGCTGAGGAAGAATTAAAGCGGCTTCGCGAATTGGGAATGGAAGTCTCTCATTCACTCGAAGCAACGGGGCGGAATTTCTTTCCGGGAGCAAGCGAAGCAGAGATTGCAGGGCATCTGGCGCATCGGTTAATGAAAAACAAAATTCAACCGGTGCGGATTCAGGTGATGGCAGACGGGCAAGGCTGGCGTTATCGCCACTGGGGATATGGCGAAGATCGCGTTGAGCGTCACTGTGTCATTTCCGTGATTGGTCGCAGGCATGGTCTTCATGTTGGTGCAAGTCGGACTGTTTGCTTGGGAACGCCTTCGGCTGAACTGGAAAAAGTTCACGAAATCGCCACGCTTGTTCAATCGACTGGCATCTACTTCTCGCGTCCCGGATGGGAGTTCGACGAAACCTGGCGACGTGTTGCAAGAATTTACGAAAAGTTCGGCGTTCCAGACGAGTGGAGATCAGCGGAGCAGGCTCAACTCATGGGCTATCAATCCAACGAACGAAATCTCGTGCCAGGCTTCGGACTGAAACTTGAACAGGGAAACATCGTGCATTGGCACCCTTCCGTCCGTTCGTCAAAAGTTGGCGACAGTTTCCTGATTACTGAGACAGGCATCGAAAACCTCACGCCGGTTGAAAACTGGCCTGTAATCAGCGTGAGCGTGAAAGGTTCAAAAGTGGATCGCCCGGGAATTCTGATTCGCAAAGATTCCACTCAATAA
- a CDS encoding DUF6263 family protein, with protein sequence MQFTTRILGAFLLCALLATGCSQEKKASSQGEIVEEWGTQPPNENVVRSAESASQSRLKLKLKPGDRFPLRKVVEQELNQDSLSGSANRIHTRLELLFAISVVDKVDDRTKLQVRYDQVKYSHRIGEELLEFDSTRPVANLPVSVKAYQAMVGDGFSFWIGKENQIVSVDGFTEFLNRCLQNVPENERSNVVLGIEAGSGESGIANFIDNSIGLLPYGGVHKPGDSWERPSHIGRPVPMHVNTQYTLKQLDPHLATIEIRGQITPSTTMTARDAQTGVRVTVRGGETQGSCTIFRETGLPQRSHVEQNIDMTVMMSGALQFNQRKKVTTTIEAFPAGATSTPARIQLGHHSEDFSSSQNIRRVSGP encoded by the coding sequence ATGCAATTCACGACCCGAATCTTAGGGGCGTTCTTATTGTGCGCCCTGTTGGCAACTGGATGTAGCCAGGAAAAGAAGGCTTCTTCACAGGGCGAAATTGTTGAGGAGTGGGGAACTCAGCCACCGAATGAAAACGTCGTTCGTTCTGCCGAATCTGCAAGTCAGTCTCGATTGAAGTTGAAGCTGAAGCCGGGAGATCGTTTCCCACTTCGGAAAGTTGTGGAGCAGGAACTGAATCAGGATTCGCTGAGTGGATCGGCAAATCGAATTCACACTCGGCTTGAGTTGTTGTTTGCGATTTCGGTTGTCGACAAGGTCGACGATCGAACAAAACTCCAGGTGCGGTATGACCAGGTGAAGTATTCACATCGGATTGGAGAAGAACTTCTAGAGTTTGATTCGACTCGGCCGGTAGCGAATCTTCCAGTTTCGGTGAAAGCCTATCAAGCGATGGTTGGGGACGGCTTCAGCTTCTGGATAGGTAAAGAGAATCAAATTGTTTCGGTCGACGGCTTCACTGAATTTCTTAATCGATGTTTGCAGAATGTCCCTGAAAATGAACGAAGCAATGTCGTTCTGGGGATCGAAGCGGGCTCGGGTGAATCTGGCATCGCCAATTTCATTGACAATTCGATTGGGCTTTTACCTTATGGAGGAGTTCACAAACCGGGTGATTCCTGGGAGCGTCCGAGTCATATCGGTCGTCCCGTTCCGATGCACGTGAACACTCAATACACACTCAAGCAACTCGATCCTCATTTGGCGACGATTGAGATTCGGGGGCAAATTACACCATCGACGACGATGACCGCCCGAGACGCGCAAACAGGGGTCAGAGTGACTGTTCGAGGAGGAGAGACTCAGGGTTCATGTACGATCTTCCGTGAAACAGGTTTGCCGCAACGAAGTCACGTCGAGCAAAATATTGACATGACAGTCATGATGTCCGGGGCGCTTCAGTTCAATCAGCGTAAGAAGGTGACTACCACAATCGAAGCGTTCCCAGCGGGAGCCACATCTACTCCAGCGAGAATTCAACTCGGTCATCACAGCGAAGACTTTTCAAGTTCACAAAATATCCGGCGTGTCAGTGGGCCATAG
- a CDS encoding NAD(P)/FAD-dependent oxidoreductase — protein MKHSQITILGAGPIGIEAALACLERGWNVTIYERGNVGENLQKWGHVRLFSPFQLNHSPRGARKLRESGRTLPDEEALLLSDEYINEYLKPLSEIPEIAEVLETQTTVRHISRDMQLKGDHIGSEQRADSPFRLLLESEGIEKYVTADFVLDCTGTFGNHNWLGRGGIPCLGERKFADRIRYDLPDLLNKDRQNYSGLATLVVGSGYSAATNIVSLASLRQEAPSTTLYWVTRKTGDAPLTPIPEDALPERKQLTQRANQLASQSSDVNWIGGAVVDSILAEPESNQLKVTLVMTRENTTRTILVDRILANVGFHPERSIYEELQIHECYASHGPMKLAAALMGESSADCLTQASPGASTLINPEPNFFILGSKSYGRSSRFLLKVGLEQVDQIVDLIAKK, from the coding sequence ATGAAACACTCACAAATTACGATTTTAGGGGCTGGCCCCATCGGGATTGAAGCTGCTTTGGCCTGCCTTGAGCGGGGATGGAACGTCACCATCTACGAGCGAGGAAACGTTGGGGAGAACCTTCAAAAGTGGGGACATGTACGACTTTTCAGCCCATTTCAACTCAATCACTCTCCACGAGGAGCAAGGAAGCTGAGAGAAAGTGGACGAACTCTTCCGGATGAAGAGGCTCTTTTACTCAGCGATGAGTACATCAACGAATACTTGAAACCGCTCTCCGAGATTCCGGAAATTGCCGAAGTTCTGGAGACTCAAACAACCGTTCGCCACATTTCACGCGACATGCAACTCAAGGGGGACCATATCGGCTCGGAGCAGCGCGCCGACTCGCCGTTTCGTCTTTTGCTCGAATCGGAGGGAATCGAAAAATATGTCACAGCCGATTTCGTCCTCGATTGCACAGGAACTTTCGGAAACCACAATTGGCTCGGACGTGGCGGCATTCCCTGCCTGGGGGAGAGAAAGTTCGCTGATCGAATTCGCTATGACCTTCCTGATCTCCTCAATAAAGATCGCCAAAACTATTCGGGGCTCGCAACACTCGTCGTTGGAAGCGGGTACTCAGCAGCGACCAACATCGTTTCGCTGGCGTCTCTGCGGCAAGAAGCACCATCAACAACTCTCTACTGGGTGACCAGAAAAACCGGTGATGCACCACTCACCCCGATCCCGGAAGACGCCCTCCCTGAACGTAAGCAACTCACACAACGGGCCAATCAACTTGCGAGCCAATCATCGGATGTCAATTGGATCGGCGGGGCCGTTGTCGATTCAATTCTTGCTGAGCCAGAATCGAATCAGCTGAAGGTGACTTTGGTTATGACAAGGGAGAACACAACTCGAACCATTCTCGTTGATCGCATTCTGGCAAATGTTGGGTTTCATCCAGAGAGATCGATTTATGAGGAACTGCAAATTCATGAGTGTTACGCTTCACACGGACCGATGAAACTTGCAGCCGCCTTAATGGGAGAAAGCTCAGCAGATTGCCTGACTCAGGCCTCACCGGGAGCGAGCACGCTCATCAATCCAGAACCGAATTTCTTCATTCTCGGTTCGAAGAGTTATGGAAGAAGTTCGCGATTCTTACTGAAAGTCGGCCTTGAACAGGTCGACCAGATTGTCGATCTCATCGCGAAAAAGTAA